Sequence from the Paludisphaera rhizosphaerae genome:
TTCGGGTCGCCGTACGCTGACGGGTAGTCGGGGAACGAGTAGCCGGGTCGGTCGCCGTAATAGAGCGCCCAGCCCTTGAGATCGAAAACCCGGGAGTCGGGGGCGGCGTGCGCCGCCAGCCATTCCCCGGCCTCGCGGTAGCCGTTGTAATCGGCGTTCAACGGCTCCAGGGTTTGAGGCCCCCAACCGACCATCATCACCGCCGCGAAGGCTGCGGAGACGAGCCCCGGAATTCGTCCGCCGGCGTTTTGAGCGAATCGGCCCGCAAGCCGCTCGCCCAACGCCGAAACCCCCTGAGCCGCCGCGGCGATCAAGGGGAGTGCCAAAATCAACGCATGCCTGGGCGTGCAGTAGCCGCCGGTGGCGAAGAGTCGGACCAACGCCAGCATCCAGAGCCCGCCGTAGATCGCGACGAACAGTCTGCCTCGCGACTGGCCCGCGTCCCGCGCCGGTCCCCGGCGGAGGATTCCAAAGGCCGCCAGCGCCAGCAGCGGCGTGGTGACGGCCCCTTGCACGGCGCGGAACATTTCGCGCCAGGAGACGGCGAACGCCTTCAACGCGGTCTGATCGGGGTCGAGCGGACGGGCTCGTTCGACGGCCGTCGCCTCAGACTTCGGGGCGGTGCCCAGCAGCCGGGCGACCGCCGGCTTGGTGCCAATCCCCCCCTTGATCGCGATGTATGGCCCGATGATCAGCGTCGGCCCAACAACCATCAGACCGGCCGCCCGGAGCCACACGGTTCGAGGCAGGCGCATCGAGGCCGCGAGAGGGGTCAGCATGAGCGTCCCCGCCAGCGCGACGGGGAGGAGCAAACCCTCGGGGCGAGTCAAATAGGCCAGTCCGGCGAGGGCGATCGTCGGCAGGAGCCAGCCTATGGAACCCTGGCGAAAGAAGCGGAGGGCCGACCAGACGCCCCAGGTCCAGAAGAGGAGGAAGGTTCCTTCCGAGAGCACGTCGGCCAGGACGTGACCTGTGGTTGGGACCAGGAACGTCAGCAGGCAGGCGAGCCAGGCGGATGTCGCCCCAAACAATTCCAGAGCCACCAGATACAGGGGCGTCACGAGCGCTGCGCCGGCGATCATGGAGACCGTCTGGGCAGCCGTCTGCCACCCTTGCGGGCCGTCGTCCAGTCCCAGAACGCGATGAGCGGCGGCGACGGCGATCGGGTAGACGGGGTGGTCGACGGATCGGACGACCGAGGTCCGCCAGTCGCCGCGGTCGACGGCGCGGGCGGCGGCGACGTATCGGAGGCCGTCGGCGTACATGACCTCGGTGGTCGCAGCCAGTCGGCCGAGGAGCACGGCGGCGAAGGCCGTCAACAGGGCGATTCGGGTTGCGTGTCGTGCGGGCGTCACGTCGGATCCGTCCTTTCGGCCATCCCTGCCGGGCGGATCCTCCGCCCGTCGTCAGCCGCCGGGGGGCCTGGACGCCCGCGCGGGGCGTCGCGACCTGTTAGGTCGGATGGGGCCGTCTCCTAGCCTCGTCGAAGCGACGGCGACGGCTCGTTCGGCCGTCTCGATCACCTCCCGACCGAGCGGACCCCCGCCGCGGCGAAGGCTGCGGACGATCCCGGCGACGGCCCGCCAGGCCCGTCGCTCGTCTTCCCGTCGCCTCAGAGCCGCCCAGGCCCCTCGGACGGCCGCCTCCAGTGCGACGATCCCCGTCAGGACGAGGAACTCGGGCCGCGAGGCGTGCTTGCGGAAGTAGAGCAGCTTGCTATGGCGGATGACGACGCGCATCTTGGGCGAAATCGGCCGATCCTGCAAGGGCGTTCGATGGACCACGCGCACCGTCGGGTCGTACTCCACGCTCCATCCTCGGTCGCGAGCCACCCGGCAGAAGGCGACCTCCTCGTGGTAGAGAAAGAAGTCCTCGTCCATCCCGCCGAGTTCAGCCATCATCCGGCCGTCGATCAGCATGCAGGCGCCCGTGACCCAGTCAACGGGCCCCGGACGGAGCCGCCGCTCGGGGACGTACTTGCGACGCCGACGCTCGATGAACTGCTCGCGAAAGGTCCGGAGCAGGCCGGGGAAGACCCCCACGGAGCCCTGGGGCGTTCCGTCGGCGTTGTCGATGCCGAAACCCAGGACGCCGGTCTGATCGTCTGCGCGGGCCTCCAGGTCGTCGATCCGCGCAAGGATGCGGCCGAGCGTTCCGGGCTCCACGGCGACGTCCGGATTGAGCAGGAGGAGCCAGGGGGCTGGGATGGTCCGCCAACCTGCGTTGACACCAACGGCGAATCCGCCATTATCGGGCCGTTGCACGAGCCGAACGCCGGCGAGGCGGAGGGATTCCGCCCGGGGCGCAGGCGAGGGAGAGGCGTTGTCGACGACGACGATCCGGCACGCGCCCGAGAGGAACTCGGGTTCGCGCACGAGACGTTCCACCAGTCCTAGAACGTCGGGCCAGCCGTCGTAATTGACGACGACGACCGTCAGGCGGGGCTGGGGATGTCGGGGGGATTGGTCCACTCGGGTCGACCTCGCCTGGTTCACCGCTTCGCCCAGATTCGGCGGACTTTCGGTTTCACTGGACGTTTCCGTCGGCTGGACCGATGGAAGAGCTTGAAGCAAAGCCCGCCAAGGGCGGCGTTCGCCAAGGATGGTACGGGGAACGGTGGATGTCCGCAAAGGCCAATCGGGCGACCGAGCGGCCCGGCGGCTCCCGGAGTCCGAGCCGAGGGATCGGTGGCGCCTCATGAATGATTCCCTGGAAATCGTGGGTCGCGAGCGGGTGGGAGAACTGGCCGGTCGATCGCGAAAGCGAATCGTGATCGTCGGCGCCCCTCGCGACGCCCGAAAGCTGCTGCGAGACCTGCACTCGCGCCCGGTGCCGATCGTCGGCTTCATCGACGCGGGACACCATCGCACGACCGGTCCGCGATCCCGGGGCCGTCACCTGGCTGTCAACCCCCGGACCAGCCCGCTCCCGGTCCTGGGCGACATCGATCGGCTCGACGAGATCGTCGATCTCGCCGGCGCGACCCACGTTCTGGTGGCTCATTCCAAGCCCCGCAAGCATTTGCGGCGGCGGTTGGCTCGGATTTCGAGCGTCCGGGCGAGCGTCCACTGGATCGCCGTCGGCGACCACACTCCCGACCTCGCCGGGCTTGACCTGGACTCCTCGACTCCCTTCGAGCCCTCTGCCCTTGATCTGCGCGCGGCCTGGGCGGGCGTCCGCAAATGGGCGGGGACCGACGGCGCTCGGCTGGCCAAGCGCGCTTCCGACGTCATCGTCTCGCTGACGCTTCTGCTGCTTTTCGCCCCGTTGTTCCTGGTCGTCGCCGCGGCCATCCTGGTGACCTCCGGCCGGCCGATCTTCTACACGCAGGAGCGGATCGGGCAGGGGGGGCGGCTGTTCCGGATCATCAAGTTCCGGAGCATGAAAAGCAACGCCGAGGACGAGACCGGGCCGATCTGGGCCTCCGACCACGACGCCCGCTGCACCCGCATCGGCGACTGGCTCCGCCATACGAACGTCGACGAGCTTCCCCAACTCTTCAACGTGTTGAAGGGTGACATGAGCCTCGTCGGCCCTCGTCCCGAGCGACCGATCTTCGTCGAGCAGTTTTCCGCCGGGATGCCCGACTACAACCTCCGCCACGCCGTTCCGTGTGGCATGACCGGCTGGGCGCAGGTCCACGGCTGGCGAGGGCGGACCTCGTTGCGGAAGAGGATTCAGTACGACCTGGACTACATCAATCGCTGGTCGTTCTGGATCGACTTCCGCATCCTGTTCATGACCTTCCAGCACGTCGCTTGGGGAAAGATCTCGTGGAACATCTCGCGGACCCCGAAGCGGCCCCAGGCCTGAATCCGACCTGCTCGATCGTCATTCCCACCTATCACGGCCGGCGGCTGCTGGAGCCCTGTCTGGCCGCGATCTTCCGGAACCTCCCAGGCGATCCCGCGCTGACCTGCGAGGTGGTCGTTTCCGACAACGGCCCCGACGATTGCACGAGCGAATGGCTCTCGCGAGCCTATCCCCAGGTTCGTGTGGTTCGGCTCGCTCCGGGTCAGGGGTTCTGCCGCGCCGCCAACGCTGGGATCGAGGCCGCACATGGCCGTTTCATCCAGGTCCTCAACGACGACACGGAGCCGTCGCCCGGCTGGATCGAGGCCGGACTGGAGCCGTTCGGCGACCCTTCCGTCGCTGCGGTGACACCTTTGGTTCTCGTTCGCTCGACGCCCGACCGCGTCGACTCCGCCGGCGACGACTACAGCCTCGCCGGCTGGCCCTCCAAGCGCGGCCACGGCCAGCCCGTA
This genomic interval carries:
- a CDS encoding ArnT family glycosyltransferase, giving the protein MTPARHATRIALLTAFAAVLLGRLAATTEVMYADGLRYVAAARAVDRGDWRTSVVRSVDHPVYPIAVAAAHRVLGLDDGPQGWQTAAQTVSMIAGAALVTPLYLVALELFGATSAWLACLLTFLVPTTGHVLADVLSEGTFLLFWTWGVWSALRFFRQGSIGWLLPTIALAGLAYLTRPEGLLLPVALAGTLMLTPLAASMRLPRTVWLRAAGLMVVGPTLIIGPYIAIKGGIGTKPAVARLLGTAPKSEATAVERARPLDPDQTALKAFAVSWREMFRAVQGAVTTPLLALAAFGILRRGPARDAGQSRGRLFVAIYGGLWMLALVRLFATGGYCTPRHALILALPLIAAAAQGVSALGERLAGRFAQNAGGRIPGLVSAAFAAVMMVGWGPQTLEPLNADYNGYREAGEWLAAHAAPDSRVFDLKGWALYYGDRPGYSFPDYPSAYGDPKLGYVVAHDAFLIGEWPYCQAVRDHVAGRSPVVSFPPTRRKGVAQVHVFELAPAVAGSTPSPSTSTQ
- a CDS encoding glycosyltransferase family 2 protein → MDQSPRHPQPRLTVVVVNYDGWPDVLGLVERLVREPEFLSGACRIVVVDNASPSPAPRAESLRLAGVRLVQRPDNGGFAVGVNAGWRTIPAPWLLLLNPDVAVEPGTLGRILARIDDLEARADDQTGVLGFGIDNADGTPQGSVGVFPGLLRTFREQFIERRRRKYVPERRLRPGPVDWVTGACMLIDGRMMAELGGMDEDFFLYHEEVAFCRVARDRGWSVEYDPTVRVVHRTPLQDRPISPKMRVVIRHSKLLYFRKHASRPEFLVLTGIVALEAAVRGAWAALRRREDERRAWRAVAGIVRSLRRGGGPLGREVIETAERAVAVASTRLGDGPIRPNRSRRPARASRPPGG
- a CDS encoding exopolysaccharide biosynthesis polyprenyl glycosylphosphotransferase; protein product: MNDSLEIVGRERVGELAGRSRKRIVIVGAPRDARKLLRDLHSRPVPIVGFIDAGHHRTTGPRSRGRHLAVNPRTSPLPVLGDIDRLDEIVDLAGATHVLVAHSKPRKHLRRRLARISSVRASVHWIAVGDHTPDLAGLDLDSSTPFEPSALDLRAAWAGVRKWAGTDGARLAKRASDVIVSLTLLLLFAPLFLVVAAAILVTSGRPIFYTQERIGQGGRLFRIIKFRSMKSNAEDETGPIWASDHDARCTRIGDWLRHTNVDELPQLFNVLKGDMSLVGPRPERPIFVEQFSAGMPDYNLRHAVPCGMTGWAQVHGWRGRTSLRKRIQYDLDYINRWSFWIDFRILFMTFQHVAWGKISWNISRTPKRPQA